In Parasegetibacter sp. NRK P23, a single genomic region encodes these proteins:
- the galK gene encoding galactokinase, with amino-acid sequence MTMTTQPKLAEKIGEAFRTKFQTEPTITRSPGRINLIGEHTDYNGGFVLPAAIDKAVYVALAPTGSTACHYLAVDLNQEHEDDVRSLKNIEGHWSAYINGVVDQLQRKGFEVPGFYCAVGGDIPVGAGLSSSAAVECAVVFALNDMFGFGLDKLTMVQLAQKAENEFVGVKCGIMDQFASMFGKQGHVIRLDCRSLEYTYEPFVSKDIIVVLMDTGVKHSLASSEYNTRRQECEKGVALVKEHVPGVSLLRDVTVDMLDKYVKAVDENVYRKCLYVVQEIQRLLDGCEDLRNNNLPAFGKKMVETHDGLSKLYEVSCPELDFLVDEIRNEPDVLGGRMMGGGFGGCTINLVKKDAAETVIAKMKEKYLAQFGKELVTYQTTIMDGTSTVL; translated from the coding sequence ATGACAATGACCACGCAACCGAAACTGGCCGAAAAAATAGGGGAGGCCTTCCGGACAAAATTTCAGACTGAACCCACCATTACACGTTCGCCCGGACGCATCAACCTGATCGGAGAACATACGGATTACAACGGGGGATTCGTGCTGCCCGCAGCCATCGACAAAGCCGTATATGTAGCGCTTGCCCCAACTGGAAGTACAGCTTGTCATTACCTCGCTGTGGATCTGAACCAGGAGCATGAAGATGATGTGCGTTCCCTTAAAAATATCGAGGGACATTGGTCGGCCTACATCAATGGCGTGGTGGACCAGTTACAACGGAAAGGGTTTGAAGTGCCCGGATTTTATTGTGCCGTAGGAGGCGATATTCCGGTAGGAGCGGGACTTTCCTCCTCCGCGGCTGTGGAATGCGCCGTGGTGTTCGCTTTAAACGATATGTTCGGTTTCGGGCTGGATAAACTGACCATGGTGCAACTGGCGCAGAAAGCTGAGAATGAATTCGTGGGCGTTAAGTGCGGGATCATGGACCAGTTCGCCAGTATGTTCGGGAAACAGGGGCATGTGATCCGCCTGGATTGCCGCAGCCTGGAATATACTTATGAGCCATTCGTAAGCAAGGATATTATTGTTGTATTGATGGATACAGGGGTGAAACATTCGCTCGCCTCTTCAGAATACAATACCCGCCGCCAGGAATGTGAAAAGGGTGTGGCGCTCGTGAAAGAGCATGTGCCGGGCGTTTCATTGCTTCGTGATGTAACCGTTGACATGCTGGACAAGTATGTAAAGGCCGTGGATGAAAATGTGTACCGCAAATGTTTGTACGTGGTGCAGGAAATCCAGCGTTTGCTGGATGGTTGTGAGGACCTCCGCAACAATAACCTGCCGGCTTTCGGGAAGAAAATGGTGGAAACCCATGATGGACTGAGTAAGCTGTATGAAGTGAGTTGTCCCGAACTGGATTTTCTGGTGGATGAAATACGGAACGAACCCGATGTACTCGGTGGCAGAATGATGGGTGGCGGATTCGGCGGATGTACCATCAACCTCGTAAAAAAAGATGCCGCGGAAACCGTGATCGCCAAAATGAAAGAAAAGTACCTGGCACAGTTCGGAAAAGAACTGGTGACCTACCAGACCACCATTATGGACGGGACTTCCACCGTTCTCTAA
- a CDS encoding LytTR family DNA-binding domain-containing protein, with amino-acid sequence MTTLTCIAVDDEPIALDIISKYIGETPALKLLHTFDDALSAASFLRTGKTDLVFLDINMPDITGLDLVRSMQDPPMIIFITAYKKFAFEGFELNAIDYLLKPVQPERFKKAVQKAIEYHDYKTRPVNTPEHALFVYSEYRMVKISLPDITYIESLEDYIRINFRNDKPVMTLMPLKKILEKLPEDQFSRVHRSYVVAHDKIVAIRNKKISLSSGEEIPISASHADFTRKFMP; translated from the coding sequence ATGACAACACTTACCTGCATTGCCGTTGACGACGAACCCATCGCGCTGGACATCATCAGCAAATACATCGGAGAAACACCGGCGCTGAAATTGTTGCATACTTTCGACGACGCACTCTCCGCCGCGTCTTTCCTTCGCACCGGGAAAACCGACCTGGTTTTCCTTGACATCAATATGCCCGATATCACAGGACTCGACCTGGTACGCTCCATGCAGGACCCGCCCATGATCATTTTTATCACCGCCTATAAAAAATTCGCCTTCGAAGGGTTTGAACTGAACGCCATCGACTACCTGCTGAAGCCGGTTCAGCCCGAACGCTTTAAAAAAGCCGTTCAGAAAGCCATAGAATACCACGACTATAAAACGCGCCCCGTCAATACACCCGAACACGCGCTTTTTGTATACTCCGAATACCGGATGGTAAAAATTTCCCTTCCCGACATCACTTATATTGAAAGCCTGGAAGATTATATCCGCATCAATTTCAGGAACGACAAACCCGTGATGACCCTGATGCCGTTAAAGAAGATCCTGGAAAAACTCCCCGAAGACCAGTTCAGCCGCGTACACCGGAGCTATGTAGTGGCCCACGATAAAATCGTGGCCATTCGGAACAAGAAGATCAGTTTGAGTAGTGGAGAAGAAATTCCCATCAGCGCCAGCCATGCGGATTTCACGAGGAAATTCATGCCTTAA
- a CDS encoding DUF4268 domain-containing protein encodes MYKRQEAARIRQEFWTTFGRYMSPVPSFSDEPVNWVNYKTGEKFIFIRKDQSGKKAYIGLELQHPDEGMRALYFEQLVQLKNIFLASAGEGWIWEKDFTDENGKKITRIYKEVEGYSMFNKEHWPELIRFFKENMILLDEFWSQAKYSFEALR; translated from the coding sequence ATGTACAAACGGCAGGAAGCAGCACGGATAAGACAGGAATTCTGGACCACCTTCGGACGGTACATGAGTCCTGTCCCGTCCTTTTCAGACGAACCCGTAAACTGGGTGAATTATAAAACGGGAGAAAAGTTCATTTTTATCCGGAAAGACCAGTCGGGAAAGAAAGCATACATCGGGTTGGAACTGCAACATCCGGACGAAGGAATGCGCGCGCTGTACTTTGAACAGTTGGTGCAACTTAAAAACATCTTTCTCGCTTCCGCGGGAGAAGGGTGGATATGGGAAAAGGATTTCACGGATGAAAACGGAAAGAAGATCACCAGGATTTATAAAGAAGTGGAAGGCTATTCCATGTTCAATAAGGAACACTGGCCAGAACTGATCCGTTTCTTCAAAGAAAATATGATCCTGCTGGATGAGTTCTGGAGCCAGGCGAAGTACTCCTTCGAAGCGCTCCGATAA
- a CDS encoding LacI family DNA-binding transcriptional regulator produces the protein MKARTTIHDIAKALNTTAATVSRALNNHPAISEATKVSVRAMAQQLNYQQNKLASALRSGKSNILGVMIPSAEINFFGSVVHGIQQIANLHNYNIIIYQSNELATYEQKGLEAFLRSRVDGVIASVAKETVNWEHYREVKARGVPLVLFDRDVEELELPSVVVDDYKGAFMATEHLVEQGCRRIAHISGQQHLRIFNDRLRGYKDALKANGLEVVDDMIVPGTVSIESGRAAMQQLMENKIKPDGVFAVEDFTGLGALQYLKTAQVKVPAEVAVIGFANEGFSQYITPSLSTIDQQTKIMGEEAANLFFDLNAQGDFYAAKPKKKILEPVLVTRESSTRIKIKAI, from the coding sequence TTGAAAGCCAGAACTACAATCCACGACATAGCAAAAGCGCTGAACACCACCGCGGCCACCGTTTCGCGGGCGCTGAACAACCATCCCGCCATCAGTGAAGCCACCAAAGTTTCCGTAAGGGCCATGGCCCAACAACTGAATTACCAGCAGAACAAACTGGCCTCCGCATTGCGTTCGGGAAAATCGAACATCCTCGGTGTGATGATTCCCAGTGCGGAGATCAACTTCTTCGGCTCCGTTGTTCATGGCATTCAGCAGATCGCCAACCTCCACAATTATAATATCATCATCTACCAGTCTAATGAACTGGCTACTTACGAGCAGAAGGGCCTGGAGGCGTTTTTGCGCTCAAGGGTGGATGGTGTGATCGCTTCCGTGGCGAAAGAAACCGTGAACTGGGAACATTACCGCGAAGTAAAAGCCCGCGGCGTGCCGCTGGTACTCTTCGACCGTGATGTGGAAGAACTGGAACTGCCCTCCGTGGTGGTAGACGATTACAAAGGCGCGTTTATGGCTACGGAACATCTGGTGGAACAGGGATGCCGGCGCATCGCGCATATCTCAGGACAACAGCACCTCCGCATCTTTAACGACCGTTTGCGGGGCTATAAAGATGCGCTGAAGGCCAACGGACTTGAAGTGGTAGACGACATGATCGTGCCCGGAACGGTGTCCATTGAATCCGGCCGTGCAGCCATGCAGCAACTGATGGAAAACAAAATAAAGCCCGACGGGGTTTTTGCTGTGGAAGATTTTACCGGTCTCGGCGCGTTGCAATACCTCAAAACCGCACAGGTGAAAGTGCCTGCGGAAGTGGCGGTGATCGGCTTCGCCAATGAGGGCTTCAGCCAATACATCACACCCTCTCTTTCTACCATCGACCAACAAACGAAGATAATGGGGGAAGAAGCGGCCAATCTCTTCTTCGACCTAAACGCCCAGGGCGATTTCTACGCGGCAAAACCAAAGAAAAAAATACTTGAACCCGTACTGGTGACCCGAGAGTCCAGTACAAGGATAAAAATCAAAGCGATATAA
- a CDS encoding FecR domain-containing protein: MKELNNDIIHDLLVKTLLGEASPEEVQAVERWKAVSPDNRKLAEDIATVWRRSREIAATAQMDEQQAWNRFRAKLHDPSRLQEAPVVAMKKKWRWPVAAAWILLVGIAATIMYHFGFSRQETFFSTDRALAVQLPDASSVSLNKNSSVTYAAAPLSGERKVKLKGEAFFEVKKTGKPFRVYVNNTVVTVLGTSFYIDGRSAQTEVQVKTGLVQVVHHQDTVLLHPGEKISLRNDADSLVKEVAHGRLFEVFVSGEIVCDNTLLSDLVELLRQEYGAIIVLGDSAVGNITITTTFKDMSLDEILNVVQQTLGVKVDRKDKKYLIRS, encoded by the coding sequence GTGAAAGAACTGAACAACGATATTATTCATGATCTCCTGGTGAAGACCTTACTGGGAGAGGCTTCTCCGGAAGAAGTGCAGGCGGTGGAACGCTGGAAAGCGGTATCGCCCGATAACCGGAAACTGGCGGAAGACATCGCCACGGTATGGCGAAGGAGTCGTGAAATCGCCGCGACGGCTCAAATGGATGAACAGCAGGCCTGGAACCGCTTCCGCGCGAAACTGCATGACCCCTCGCGTTTACAGGAAGCACCCGTGGTTGCCATGAAGAAAAAATGGAGATGGCCCGTAGCCGCAGCCTGGATATTGCTGGTGGGCATCGCGGCAACCATCATGTACCATTTCGGATTTTCCCGCCAGGAAACATTCTTCAGTACCGATCGCGCGCTGGCTGTTCAGCTTCCGGATGCTTCTTCTGTTTCGCTCAATAAAAACAGCTCCGTTACTTATGCCGCTGCCCCGCTTTCGGGCGAAAGAAAAGTAAAACTGAAAGGGGAAGCTTTCTTTGAAGTGAAAAAAACGGGAAAACCTTTCCGGGTGTACGTGAACAATACGGTGGTAACGGTACTGGGTACTTCATTTTATATTGATGGCAGAAGCGCACAAACGGAAGTGCAGGTGAAGACCGGCCTCGTGCAGGTGGTGCACCACCAGGACACGGTGCTGCTCCACCCGGGAGAAAAAATTTCGCTGCGCAACGATGCCGATTCATTAGTAAAAGAAGTGGCCCACGGCAGGTTGTTTGAAGTATTCGTTTCAGGAGAAATCGTATGCGACAATACCCTGCTTTCCGATCTGGTGGAACTGTTGCGCCAGGAATACGGGGCCATCATCGTGTTAGGTGATAGCGCAGTAGGGAACATCACCATCACCACTACATTTAAAGACATGTCGCTCGATGAGATACTCAATGTAGTGCAACAGACATTGGGTGTTAAAGTAGACCGCAAAGACAAAAAATACCTCATTCGTTCATGA
- a CDS encoding sodium/sugar symporter — protein sequence MKLLQTTDYLVFFIYFIIVAGYGFFVYYRKKTAQMDSKDYFLAEGSLTWWAIGASLIASNISAEQFIGMSGNGFTMGLAISTYEWMAAATLIVVATFFIPVYLKNKIYTMPQFLSQRYNGTVAMIMAVFWLLLYVVVNLTSILYLGALAISAISGLNLTFCMIMLAVFAIFITLGGMKVIGYTDVIQVFFLILGGLVTTYLALDLVAQQGGGSGVMKGLTMLREGADDHFHMIFSKDNPNYPSLPGLTVLVGGMWIVNLNYWGCNQYITQRALGADLKTARNGIMFAAFLKLLMPVIVVLPGIAAYYLHSKGYFQAEMMVDGEIVPDKAYPVLLNLLPTGLKGLAFAALTAAVVASLAGKANSIATIFTLDIFKKRIEVEADERRMVKVGRITVVVAMVLAVLIAPFLGIDKKGGFEFIQEYTGFVSPGIFAMFILGFFWKKTTSNAALFATIGGFAMSIFLKFLPGIMDLSFLHGMGFSVPNKDGVYEIPFLDRMGFVFLFCILGMFLISRAENKKGVNPKGLEVDSSMFKTHPAFTVGAIFIIGILVALYSFFY from the coding sequence ATGAAACTCTTGCAAACGACCGATTATCTCGTGTTCTTCATCTATTTCATTATAGTGGCAGGATACGGATTCTTCGTGTACTACCGTAAAAAGACCGCCCAGATGGATTCCAAGGATTACTTCCTGGCGGAAGGATCCCTTACCTGGTGGGCCATCGGCGCTTCACTGATCGCCTCCAACATTTCGGCGGAGCAGTTCATCGGAATGAGTGGGAACGGGTTCACCATGGGACTGGCCATCTCCACCTACGAGTGGATGGCGGCCGCGACATTGATTGTGGTGGCAACGTTCTTTATTCCGGTGTACCTGAAGAACAAGATTTACACCATGCCACAGTTCCTGAGCCAGCGCTACAACGGCACCGTGGCCATGATTATGGCCGTGTTCTGGCTCCTGCTGTATGTCGTGGTGAACCTTACCTCGATATTGTACCTGGGCGCGTTGGCGATCAGCGCGATTTCCGGGCTGAACCTTACGTTCTGTATGATCATGCTTGCGGTATTCGCGATCTTTATCACGCTGGGCGGTATGAAGGTGATTGGCTACACCGATGTGATCCAGGTGTTTTTCCTGATCCTCGGCGGACTTGTAACCACTTACCTGGCGCTTGATCTCGTGGCGCAACAGGGCGGCGGTTCAGGTGTAATGAAAGGACTTACCATGTTAAGAGAAGGGGCCGATGACCATTTCCATATGATCTTCAGTAAGGACAATCCAAACTATCCGAGTCTGCCGGGCTTAACAGTACTGGTGGGTGGTATGTGGATCGTGAACCTGAACTACTGGGGTTGTAACCAATACATCACGCAACGTGCGCTGGGCGCCGACCTTAAAACCGCGCGTAACGGGATCATGTTCGCCGCATTCCTGAAACTTTTGATGCCGGTAATCGTGGTATTGCCCGGTATCGCGGCTTATTACCTGCACAGCAAAGGGTATTTCCAGGCTGAAATGATGGTGGACGGCGAGATTGTGCCCGATAAAGCTTACCCTGTATTGCTGAACCTTTTGCCCACCGGACTTAAAGGATTGGCGTTCGCAGCACTTACTGCGGCGGTGGTGGCATCCCTTGCGGGAAAAGCGAACAGCATCGCCACGATATTCACTTTGGATATTTTCAAGAAAAGGATCGAAGTGGAAGCCGATGAAAGAAGAATGGTGAAAGTGGGCAGAATTACCGTTGTAGTAGCCATGGTACTGGCGGTACTGATCGCGCCCTTCCTGGGTATTGATAAAAAAGGCGGTTTTGAATTTATCCAGGAATATACTGGTTTTGTGTCTCCCGGTATCTTCGCCATGTTCATCCTCGGGTTCTTCTGGAAAAAGACAACGTCCAACGCGGCTTTATTCGCTACCATTGGCGGTTTCGCGATGTCTATCTTCCTGAAGTTCCTGCCCGGTATTATGGATCTGTCTTTCCTTCATGGCATGGGCTTCTCCGTTCCGAACAAAGATGGCGTTTATGAAATTCCGTTCCTCGACAGGATGGGCTTCGTATTCCTTTTCTGTATCCTCGGTATGTTCCTGATCAGCCGCGCGGAAAATAAGAAAGGCGTGAATCCCAAAGGACTTGAAGTGGACAGCTCCATGTTCAAAACGCACCCGGCCTTTACCGTTGGCGCAATATTCATCATAGGTATCCTGGTGGCATTGTACAGCTTCTTCTACTAG
- a CDS encoding TonB-dependent receptor gives MTLNKLSAILLTFILLLFKHNVQAQQHQRIRGNVSDAQLKSPLEGATVLLDGGKQKAITGSDGNFSFELVPLGIHYITVSYTGYSGRTFDNLSLNAGKELVLNLGLEPSLEEEAQVVVTAKSKKNRPINDMSVVSARAFTVEETQRYAAAVNDPLRMATAYAGVVSAEDGGNDIVIRGNSPAGLIWRMEGVDIPNPNHFSSAGSSGGGISILSTQLLANSDFITGAFAAEYGNGLSGVFDLHLRKGNNKKGEYSAQLGVLGLNLGAEGPLLPFYKGSYLVNYRLSSLQLLDKLGVAVGPGTTDFQDLSFHVHLPTAKWGSFSFFGFGGLSRSKVKAEDDPAKWEDEWKRYHSDYIANTGMGGLKHELLLGKKTRLETTLSYSATDNGSELQYVEYDKSNSLYHKDAYVNTKLALASLIQHRVSPQHLFKGGVRLQRLGFSFDQQTRDNPGAPLEQVILEVGNTMLLQAHAQWQFRPTNKLTLLSGLHYMHLFLNDTWIAEPRAAIQFHADAKNTVSIGYGLHSQVQPLGVYYVKQEDAGGVMRNANRDLDLSKAHHLVLSWQRQLGNNWKTRAELYYQHLFDVPVSIYDTSSFSMLNVRGDYIAEPLVNEGKGANYGLELSLEKHLTNGFYGMLSTSFYQSKYKAKNGVEHNTRFNGKQAFSLVAGKEWVRANNKKVWGLNTRVLQNGGYWNTPVNLEQSIANDYAVYYEEQAYSIQNPAYFRIDIRASLQWNYKKCAATLSLDLQNATNRQNVFMQVYDRQTASLKTAYQTGVIPVLNYKVEF, from the coding sequence ATGACGCTCAATAAACTCAGCGCGATACTCTTAACCTTTATCCTCCTGTTGTTCAAACATAATGTCCAGGCACAACAACATCAGCGTATAAGGGGCAACGTAAGTGACGCCCAGTTGAAATCTCCTTTGGAAGGCGCCACGGTATTACTCGATGGCGGAAAACAAAAAGCAATTACGGGAAGCGACGGTAACTTCAGTTTCGAACTGGTGCCGTTAGGTATACACTACATTACGGTATCCTACACTGGTTATTCAGGCAGAACATTTGATAATCTTTCCCTGAACGCCGGAAAAGAGCTTGTATTAAATCTTGGACTGGAACCTTCATTGGAAGAAGAGGCCCAGGTGGTGGTAACGGCTAAGTCCAAAAAGAACCGTCCCATTAATGATATGAGCGTGGTGAGTGCAAGAGCATTTACCGTAGAAGAAACACAGCGGTATGCTGCGGCGGTGAACGATCCGCTGCGCATGGCCACCGCTTATGCCGGTGTGGTTTCCGCGGAAGATGGCGGCAACGATATTGTGATCCGTGGCAATTCCCCGGCCGGACTCATCTGGCGTATGGAAGGTGTTGATATTCCCAATCCCAACCATTTCAGTTCAGCGGGAAGCAGCGGCGGTGGGATATCTATTCTCAGTACGCAGTTGCTCGCGAATTCAGATTTTATCACCGGAGCTTTCGCCGCTGAATATGGAAACGGGCTGAGCGGTGTTTTTGACCTGCACCTGAGGAAGGGAAACAATAAAAAAGGCGAGTATTCAGCACAGTTAGGTGTGCTTGGCCTGAATCTCGGGGCCGAAGGTCCGTTGTTGCCTTTCTACAAAGGATCTTACCTCGTGAACTACCGGCTTTCCTCGCTGCAGTTGCTGGATAAACTTGGCGTGGCGGTAGGGCCAGGTACTACCGATTTCCAGGACCTTTCCTTCCACGTACACCTGCCCACCGCCAAGTGGGGTTCGTTCAGTTTCTTCGGGTTTGGTGGATTGAGCAGGAGCAAGGTAAAAGCCGAAGACGATCCGGCAAAGTGGGAAGATGAATGGAAAAGATACCATTCAGATTATATCGCGAATACCGGTATGGGCGGACTGAAACATGAGCTGTTGCTGGGGAAGAAAACGCGCCTCGAAACAACTTTGTCGTATTCCGCCACAGATAACGGTTCCGAACTGCAGTATGTGGAATATGATAAATCGAATTCGCTTTACCACAAAGATGCTTACGTAAATACAAAGCTGGCCCTGGCGTCACTTATTCAGCACCGTGTATCACCGCAGCACCTTTTTAAAGGAGGGGTTCGTCTTCAACGACTGGGCTTTTCCTTCGACCAGCAAACCCGCGACAATCCCGGTGCACCATTGGAACAGGTAATCCTGGAGGTAGGGAATACCATGTTGTTACAGGCGCATGCCCAATGGCAGTTCCGTCCCACCAACAAACTCACATTATTGTCGGGGCTTCACTACATGCACCTCTTCCTGAATGATACCTGGATTGCTGAACCACGCGCCGCCATTCAGTTTCATGCGGATGCTAAAAATACGGTCAGCATCGGATATGGCTTACACAGCCAGGTACAACCTTTGGGCGTGTATTATGTAAAGCAGGAAGATGCTGGAGGTGTAATGAGAAATGCCAATCGCGATCTTGATCTTTCCAAAGCGCATCACCTGGTGCTTTCCTGGCAACGACAGCTCGGTAACAACTGGAAAACCAGGGCTGAACTGTATTACCAGCACCTGTTCGATGTGCCGGTAAGCATTTACGATACCAGTAGTTTCTCCATGCTTAATGTGCGCGGTGATTATATCGCCGAACCACTGGTGAACGAGGGCAAAGGGGCCAACTACGGGCTGGAACTCTCACTGGAAAAACACCTCACGAACGGCTTTTACGGCATGCTTTCCACTTCCTTCTACCAATCAAAATACAAGGCAAAGAACGGCGTGGAACACAATACGAGGTTCAATGGAAAGCAGGCGTTCTCGCTGGTGGCGGGAAAAGAATGGGTGCGGGCCAACAACAAAAAAGTGTGGGGACTGAACACGAGGGTATTGCAGAATGGCGGATACTGGAACACGCCCGTCAACCTGGAACAGTCAATCGCCAATGATTATGCCGTGTATTACGAGGAACAGGCTTATTCCATCCAGAACCCGGCGTACTTCAGGATCGATATCCGCGCCAGTTTGCAGTGGAATTATAAAAAGTGCGCGGCTACTCTGTCGCTCGATCTTCAGAACGCCACCAACAGGCAAAACGTATTCATGCAGGTGTACGACCGGCAAACGGCTTCACTAAAAACAGCTTATCAAACCGGCGTAATTCCTGTGCTTAACTACAAAGTTGAATTCTAA
- a CDS encoding RNA polymerase sigma-70 factor, whose product MELTDQVLVPLLLNRNEGAFETVFKRYFKDLHAYACSILKAELYAEEMVQQVFFKLWDRNHQLQIQGSLAAYLYRSVHNECLNHLKHLKVRHVHQAYATHHAVHHAEDADPVRLEELEKRIDTAMSRLPEQCRTIFQLSRFEELRYREIADKLGISVKTVENQMGKALRIMREELAEYLPALIILYLLNT is encoded by the coding sequence ATGGAATTAACGGACCAGGTTTTGGTGCCTTTGTTGCTCAACCGCAACGAAGGGGCTTTTGAAACGGTTTTTAAAAGATATTTTAAAGACCTGCATGCCTATGCCTGTAGTATTCTTAAAGCGGAATTGTACGCGGAAGAAATGGTGCAGCAGGTGTTCTTCAAACTTTGGGACCGCAACCACCAGTTGCAGATACAGGGTTCCCTGGCCGCCTACCTGTACCGCTCGGTGCACAACGAATGCCTTAACCATTTAAAGCACCTGAAAGTACGCCATGTGCACCAGGCTTACGCCACGCACCACGCGGTACACCACGCGGAAGATGCCGACCCCGTGCGTTTGGAAGAACTGGAGAAAAGGATCGATACCGCTATGAGCCGTCTCCCTGAGCAATGCCGTACTATTTTTCAGCTCAGCCGCTTCGAGGAACTCCGTTACCGGGAAATAGCCGATAAACTCGGGATTTCCGTGAAAACCGTAGAAAACCAGATGGGCAAGGCATTGCGCATCATGCGGGAAGAACTGGCCGAATACCTGCCTGCCCTTATTATTTTGTACCTGTTGAACACCTAA
- a CDS encoding head GIN domain-containing protein, whose protein sequence is MKKHINNLVLAVSLLFTLSSCEKVVGEGPVVTETRSNTNFDEVSLSLPGRLEVQQGTAFKIELSAQRNVLDRIRTQQNGSELVFKFENDVRIKSHEEITVKVTLPELEALSVSGSGNARAYGSFEGSSLRLRISGSGNLEVDEAVYNSIDATISGSGNIRVKDGSANVSDLRISGSGSLYMEDVPVKDVHTTTSGSGNMRVWAENKLDATISGSGSVQYRGTPIVDTRISGSGRVSRIN, encoded by the coding sequence ATGAAAAAACACATCAACAATTTGGTCCTTGCGGTTTCTCTTTTGTTCACCCTTTCTTCCTGTGAAAAAGTAGTAGGAGAAGGCCCCGTGGTTACAGAAACACGGAGCAATACGAATTTCGATGAAGTAAGTCTTTCGTTGCCCGGCAGACTGGAAGTGCAGCAGGGAACCGCGTTTAAAATTGAACTTTCCGCGCAGCGTAATGTCCTGGATCGCATCCGCACCCAGCAGAATGGTTCTGAACTGGTGTTTAAATTCGAGAATGATGTCCGGATAAAGTCGCATGAAGAGATCACCGTTAAGGTTACCCTGCCTGAGTTGGAGGCTTTGTCTGTAAGCGGTTCCGGTAATGCCCGTGCCTATGGCTCGTTTGAAGGCAGTTCACTCCGGCTGCGCATCAGCGGCTCGGGTAACCTGGAAGTGGATGAAGCTGTGTACAATAGCATAGACGCCACCATCAGTGGAAGTGGCAACATCAGGGTCAAGGACGGTAGCGCTAACGTAAGCGACCTGCGCATCAGCGGAAGCGGATCCCTGTATATGGAGGACGTGCCCGTAAAAGATGTGCATACCACCACCAGCGGTTCCGGGAACATGAGGGTGTGGGCCGAAAATAAACTGGACGCCACCATCAGCGGGAGTGGTAGCGTGCAATACAGGGGAACACCCATCGTGGATACCCGTATTTCAGGGTCCGGAAGGGTGAGCCGCATCAATTAA